In the Helianthus annuus cultivar XRQ/B chromosome 11, HanXRQr2.0-SUNRISE, whole genome shotgun sequence genome, one interval contains:
- the LOC110919094 gene encoding uncharacterized protein LOC110919094 has protein sequence MSIRSGRKTNAWSDNWCSYSPLRSFITPRAIANAGLSLSSMVADPITDNGQWLWPQAWYDLYPVLIDVNVPQILSDAEDRLYWRDTEGKLQDFRTGEAWNSLRHREGKVHWVNSVWFSQCIPRHSFHLWLVIKNNLKTQDRMAVWEVGSATNWNLMCCPLCKHDRDSRDHLFFQCPYSFEVWEIVRKMVDMGSATDSWSSIMHWMELNAHSKTLDLIICNLLIAASTYFIWQERNNRLFSQLQRNACALSKIIIDTVRLRIMGFKIGADPKHRKTLDKWQISKNMDLDPG, from the coding sequence ATGTCTATTCGGAGTGGGCGCAAAACTAATGCTTGGAGTGATAATTGGTGCTCGTATAGTCCCCTTCGGTCTTTTATCACCCCTAGAGCAATTGCTAATGCTGGGTTATCGTTAAGTTCTATGGTTGCTGATCCTATTACCGATAATGGTCAATGGTTATGGCCCCAAGCATGGTATGATTTATATCCGGTTCTTATTGATGTGAATGTTCCTCAAATATTATCTGATGCGGAAGATCGTTTATACTGGAGAGATACGGAAGGTAAACTTCAGGATTTTCGAACTGGTGAGGCTTGGAATAGCTTGCGGCATAGAGAGGGGAAGGTCCACTGGGTCAATTCGGTCTGGTTCAGTCAATGCATTCCCCGTCACTCCTTCCACTTGTGGTTAGTTATCAAGAATAATCTGAAGACTCAAGACAGGATGGCAGTTTGGGAAGTAGGCAGTGCTACTAATTGGAATCTCATGTGTTGTCCGTTGTGTAAACATGATCGTGATTCTAGAGATCATCTTTTTTTCCAATGTCCTTATTCTTTTGAGGTATGGGAAATAGTAAGGAAGATGGTAGATATGGGAAGTGCTACGGATTCGTGGTCTTCGATTATGCATTGGATGGAACTCAATGCACATTCAAAGACATTGGATCTTATtatttgtaatcttttgattgcAGCTTCAACGTATTTTATATGGCAAGAAAGGAACAATCGCTTGTTCTCTCAGCTTCAACGGAATGCTTGTGCTCTCTCAAAGATTATCATTGACACGGTTAGGCTGAGAATTATGGGTTTCAAAATTGGTGCAGATCCGAAGCATAGGAAGACATTGGATAAATGGCAGATCTCGAAGAATATGGACCTTGATCCGGGCTAA
- the LOC110919095 gene encoding uncharacterized protein LOC110919095, translated as MSWGWRKILSLRGVVRPFIWKVVRSGAQTNIWWDNWCHISPLSAFISPRRITNAGFNIASSVLELVDENGNWSWPQAWYDIYPVLIGLNAPQLMQGMVDRTVWKDLDGNMCSFSSSEVWHAVRSRHDQVLWGDGIWFSQCIPRHSFHLWLVVKNKLKTQDRLAVWEAGSATNLNLMCCPLCRTNRDSRDHLFFQCSFASKVWNEVKTMVQMGNVDSSWQSIMTWMECNASSKRTDHIICKLVIAASTYFVWQERNNCLFSNAFADQKVVIQKIKETVRLRLMGFKFRRQPSIESILRTWKIGSNDETNDPG; from the coding sequence ATGAGCTGGGGATGGAGGAAAATCTTGTCTCTCCGTGGTGTTGTCAGACCGTTTATATGGAAGGTGGTTAGAAGTGGGGCTCAAACTAATATATGGTGGGACAATTGGTGTCATATTAGTCCGCTAAGCGCTTTCATATCGCCCCGGAGAATAACTAATGCGGGCTTCAACATTGCCTCTTCTGTTTTGGAGTTAGTGGATGAAAACGGAAATTGGAGCTGGCCGCAAGCCTGGTATGATATATACCCGGTTTTAATTGGGTTGAATGCTCCTCAATTGATGCAAGGTATGGTGGACCGTACGGTTTGGAAAGACTTGGATGGGAACATGTGTTCGTTTTCCTCATCTGAAGTGTGGCATGCAGTTCGGAGTAGACACGATCAGGTATTATGGGGTGATGGGATATGGTTTTCTCAGTGTATCCCTCGTCACTCCTTTCATTTATGGTTAGTCGTAAAGAATAAACTTAAAACCCAAGACAGGCTTGCTGTATGGGAGGCGGGAAGTGCAACAAATCTAAACCTCATGTGTTGCCCGTTGTGTAGAACTAATCGGGACTCTAGAGATCATTTGTTTTTCCAGTGCTCGTTTGCCTCTAAGGTGTGGAATGAAGTTAAGACTATGGTTCAAATGGGTAATGTTGATAGCTCTTGGCAATCCATTATGACGTGGATGGAATGTAATGCAAGTTCAAAGAGGACGGATCATATTATATGCAAGCTGGTTATTGCGGCCTCGACATACTTCGTCTGGCAAGAGAGAAACAATTGCTTGTTTTCCAATGCCTTTGCTGATCAGAAGGTGGTGATTCAGAAGATTAAGGAAACTGTGCGTTTACGGTTAATGGGGTTCAAGTTCCGAAGACAGCCGAGTATTGAGAGTATCCTTCGGACATGGAAGATTGGGTCAAACGATGAGACAAATGATCCGGGCTAG